A window from Bufo bufo chromosome 1, aBufBuf1.1, whole genome shotgun sequence encodes these proteins:
- the LOC120985648 gene encoding immunoglobulin superfamily containing leucine-rich repeat protein 2-like codes for MGTIILLFAIVGYLCLAPSDSCPATCQCITTARPSADCSYRELMHVPVGFPKNLNQLTLSVNSISELNRTSFAGILKVASLWLTYNKITIIHPGTFQFLTSLMSLDLSHNQLNEFPWTDLSTLGDLELLNLNSNQLVTIPFGAFNNSRSLRSLQLSSNQLYSLPEGLFDPLTSLSHVQLYKNFFHCSCSLAWLIDWIQKTRTTVDKKREITCLTPNYLKDMPLDKVPDLQCRKPLEIMSDDPIWGNTLLLCKEVEVPYLLMQKDENDIEVAIRKFKNGTVTVTPVRQGTAYLCRVSNYTKENTGEVSVTLAHHQISGWQVDREEKLLLLLVSGKGRSITNAEPSVMTIPTLFWQALIMVLWHKVS; via the coding sequence ATGGGCACTATTATTCTTTTATTTGCTATTGTTGGATACCTTTGCCTAGCGCCAAGTGACTCTTGTCCAGCCACCTGCCAGTGCATTACAACAGCCCGCCCTTCAGCAGACTGCTCGTACAGAGAACTAATGCACGTACCAGTAGGTTTTCCCAAGAATCTAAATCAGCTAACCCTATCTGTTAACAGCATTAGTGAACTTAACAGAACCTCCTTTGCTGGCATTTTGAAAGTGGCATCACTGTGGCTTACATATAACAAGATAACTATTATACATCCTGGCACATTCCAGTTTCTGACTAGTTTGATGAGTTTGGACCTAAGTCATAACCAGCTCAATGAGTTCCCGTGGACGGATCTATCAACCCTTGGAGATCTTGAGCTCTTAAACCTTAACAGCAACCAGCTGGTTACTATTCCATTTGGGGCATTCAACAACTCTAGAAGTTTAAGATCTCTGCAACTCAGCAGTAATCAGTTATATTCATTGCCTGAAGGTCTTTTTGATCCATTGACCTCATTGTCACATGTTCAGCTTTATAAGAACTTCTTCCATTGCTCTTGTTCCTTGGCATGGCTAATAGATTGGATCCAAAAAACTAGGACCACGGTTGATAAAAAAAGAGAAATTACCTGCCTGACTCCAAATTATTTAAAGGATATGCCATTAGACAAAGTCCCTGATTTGCAGTGCAGAAAACCACTGGAGATAATGAGTGATGATCCAATTTGGGGCAATACTTTGTTACTATGCAAAGAGGTAGAAGTACCTTACTTATTGATGCAAAAAGACGAAAATGACATTGAGGTAGCAATTAGAAAATTTAAGAATGGAACTGTCACAGTAACTCCTGTTAGGCAGGGCACAGCTTATCTGTGCCGTGTGTCAAACTACACAAAAGAAAATACTGGGGAAGTATCAGTAACACTTGCCCATCATCAAATTTCAGGCTGGCAAGTAGATAGAGAGGAGAAACTTCTGCTTCTTCTAGTGTCAGGAAAAGGGAGGTCAATCACAAATGCAGAGCCATCAGTTATGACTATTCCAACACTATTTTGGCAGGCTTTGATTATGGTATTATGGCACAAAGTTTCATGA